The proteins below come from a single Nitrosospira sp. Is2 genomic window:
- a CDS encoding SagB/ThcOx family dehydrogenase, whose translation MAKDGIMDLIRLPQTEPSPGQPLERLLAQRRCERKYARRSVTLANATSLLWAAQGVSNADDLRTAPSAGALHPMEIYLAAGDVNELLPGIYRYLPIDGAIRSVAEGDRRAALAAGALGQAWLGDAALILIIAANYEHSTWKHGRRGIRYVHMEAGHVAQNVLLMAATLDLRAAVVGAFDDKRVASVTELAGDQTPLYLLPVGYPRN comes from the coding sequence ATGGCTAAAGATGGAATCATGGATCTCATCAGACTACCCCAGACCGAACCCAGCCCGGGCCAGCCTTTGGAACGGCTGCTCGCCCAGCGCCGTTGTGAGCGAAAATATGCGCGTCGCTCAGTAACCCTGGCCAACGCGACTAGTCTGCTATGGGCGGCGCAGGGCGTTAGCAACGCGGATGATTTGCGCACTGCCCCGTCGGCCGGAGCACTCCATCCCATGGAAATTTACCTGGCGGCGGGCGACGTGAACGAACTTCTACCCGGCATCTACCGCTATCTGCCCATTGACGGCGCAATAAGAAGCGTGGCGGAGGGCGACCGCAGGGCCGCGCTGGCTGCTGGGGCCCTGGGCCAGGCCTGGCTGGGAGATGCAGCCCTGATCCTCATCATCGCCGCCAACTACGAGCACAGCACCTGGAAACATGGCCGTCGCGGCATCAGGTATGTGCACATGGAGGCGGGGCATGTGGCCCAAAACGTCCTGCTCATGGCGGCCACCCTGGATCTCCGCGCGGCTGTGGTAGGAGCCTTCGACGACAAGCGCGTGGCCTCGGTTACAGAACTTGCCGGGGATCAAACACCCCTTTATCTCTTGCCGGTGGGTTATCCGCGTAACTGA
- a CDS encoding cytochrome P450, with product MKPSLKFPIVLTMTHNKTVPQVKGDFLLGNLSQMIANPFQALCDWQRDYGDLVSFRLATRQFYLFSHPKLIEQALIKQRDVFVKIYNPDKPTGLALILGQGLVTSQGDLWQRQRRLMQGVFQRSNITSLLPQIVTAGNNMLDRWRQLGDGAQVNLSSEMTKLTLEVITQTMFSTSVLDKMERIAPSLDTLLRYAAKTIVSPLTLPLYVPTPANQKFREALGIIDDVIYGIIEQRRKTSSAQNDLLDMLLKARDDSSGEKMTDRQIRDEVITIFSAGHETTANLLSWTLYLLARHPNVLAKLHEELDGLLQGKIPNAEDLQQLVYARAILNESMRLRPPAGILLRKVNKDTEVDGYFLKAGRPAIFSIFNLHHHADFWPQPEQFDPERFLIPENRRFSFMPFGTGERSCIASHFALLEAQLLLSMIIQHCDLELLNKDEVEVEMAVTLRPKGGIPVRIKWR from the coding sequence ATGAAACCGTCATTGAAATTTCCAATTGTATTGACGATGACACATAACAAAACAGTTCCACAGGTCAAAGGCGATTTTCTGCTGGGCAATTTAAGCCAGATGATTGCGAATCCGTTTCAAGCGCTTTGTGACTGGCAGCGAGATTATGGTGACCTGGTCAGCTTCAGGTTAGCTACCCGCCAATTTTATTTATTCAGTCACCCAAAACTGATCGAACAAGCCTTGATCAAGCAAAGAGATGTTTTTGTAAAAATCTACAATCCTGACAAACCAACAGGTCTGGCATTGATTTTAGGTCAGGGATTAGTAACAAGTCAGGGAGATTTATGGCAAAGACAACGGCGGTTAATGCAGGGGGTTTTTCAGAGAAGCAACATAACCTCGCTGCTGCCGCAAATCGTCACCGCTGGCAATAATATGTTGGATCGATGGCGGCAACTAGGTGATGGTGCACAGGTTAACCTCTCTAGTGAAATGACGAAGCTTACGTTAGAAGTCATCACCCAGACCATGTTCAGTACCAGTGTGCTCGACAAAATGGAACGTATCGCTCCATCTTTGGATACTTTGCTGAGGTATGCCGCTAAAACCATCGTAAGTCCTTTGACTCTCCCGTTGTATGTACCAACGCCGGCCAATCAAAAATTCAGAGAGGCATTGGGAATAATTGACGATGTCATTTACGGAATCATCGAACAACGCCGCAAGACCTCCTCGGCGCAAAATGACTTATTGGATATGCTGTTAAAAGCACGTGATGACAGCAGTGGTGAAAAGATGACTGATAGGCAGATTCGTGATGAAGTTATCACCATTTTCAGTGCAGGGCATGAAACCACCGCAAATTTATTGAGCTGGACCTTATATTTGCTGGCCCGGCATCCCAATGTTCTCGCCAAACTGCATGAGGAACTGGATGGCTTGCTGCAAGGAAAAATACCGAATGCAGAAGATTTGCAGCAGCTTGTTTATGCCAGAGCGATACTCAACGAATCGATGCGCCTCCGTCCCCCTGCCGGCATTCTGCTGCGTAAGGTTAATAAGGATACCGAGGTCGATGGTTATTTTTTAAAGGCCGGAAGACCCGCAATATTCAGTATCTTCAATCTTCATCATCACGCCGATTTTTGGCCACAACCCGAGCAGTTTGACCCAGAACGGTTTTTAATACCCGAGAATCGGAGGTTCTCGTTTATGCCTTTCGGGACAGGGGAGCGAAGCTGTATTGCTAGTCATTTTGCATTACTGGAAGCCCAGCTTTTGTTAAGCATGATAATTCAGCACTGTGATTTAGAGTTGCTCAACAAGGATGAAGTCGAGGTTGAAATGGCGGTAACCCTGCGACCCAAAGGCGGCATTCCAGTCCGAATAAAGTGGCGATGA
- a CDS encoding acyloxyacyl hydrolase codes for MYAHIRQVLVLCVGCVISSGGNADERRTPSWLHEVKLGVLHHDTSSLWSGFRRESGVDVNLEAIFSPQIKILGGAIRPAFGGSVNTAGDTSKLYAGLRWQYEHISGIFFGVGLGGAVHNGDLHLQHNDRKALGSRVLFHIPIEIGYRFDDKSALSAYFDHISNAYLADANEGMDTLGVRYGYRF; via the coding sequence ATGTACGCACATATTCGGCAGGTGCTGGTTTTATGCGTTGGCTGTGTCATTTCGTCTGGCGGCAACGCAGATGAGCGACGAACACCGTCATGGCTGCATGAAGTCAAGCTGGGGGTGCTGCACCACGATACCAGTAGTTTGTGGAGTGGCTTCCGCCGTGAAAGCGGGGTGGATGTTAATCTCGAAGCGATTTTTTCGCCTCAGATCAAAATTCTCGGAGGGGCCATTCGTCCCGCCTTTGGCGGCTCGGTGAATACGGCTGGCGACACCTCCAAGCTCTACGCGGGCCTTCGTTGGCAATATGAACACATCAGCGGAATATTCTTCGGTGTGGGACTGGGCGGTGCGGTTCATAACGGCGATCTTCACTTACAGCACAACGACAGGAAGGCTCTCGGGTCAAGGGTTCTGTTTCATATACCGATTGAAATTGGATATCGTTTCGACGACAAAAGTGCGCTATCGGCATACTTCGATCATATCTCCAACGCATACCTTGCTGACGCCAACGAGGGCATGGATACCTTGGGCGTACGGTATGGCTACCGCTTCTGA
- a CDS encoding UvrD-helicase domain-containing protein translates to MNFRIADTFTDSLSRLAGEEQKAVKTTAFDLQLNPSSPGFNFHKLDKAKDKNFWSVRVNANIRLIVHKTAGSLLLCYVDHHDKAYDWAERRKLETHPATGAAQLVEIRETVKEIAVPVYVQTTLALEPKRAAERKAVYIAASDDELFSYGVPAEWIGDVREATTEDALLALTEHLPAEAAEALVELATGGKPRLPQPTVLAANPFDHPDAQRRFRVMTNVEELQRALDFPWEKWTVFLHPEQRQWVERDYTGPARVSGSAGTGKTIVALHRAAHLARAHPDARVLLTTFSDTLANALRTKLKRLLGSEPGLAERIDVYSLNAIGFRLHKAHVGPAAIASREIMRELVQEAANGVGGHRFGLHFLFTEWEQVVDARQLETWEAYRDVVRLGRKTRLPEAQRVVLWSIFERVRAGLKAHQLITYAELFSSLAAVISKNKKVVFDFAVVDEAQDISVTHLRFFAALGESRPNALFFAGDLGQRIFQQPFSWKAIGIDIRGRSRTLRVNYRTSHQIRAQADRLLGPLVTDADGNTEDRSDTVSVFNGPPPDIHILKDESGEIGTVGNWIGELAKAGVMPHEFGIFVRSEAQLDRARAAVKEAGMAFRILDEHVETASGHASISTMNLAKGLEFRAVVVMACDDEIIPLQERIETVGDDADLQEVYDTERHLLYVACTRARDHLLVTSVEPGSEFLDDIRN, encoded by the coding sequence ATGAACTTCCGCATCGCCGATACTTTTACTGACAGCCTTTCCCGACTCGCCGGAGAGGAACAGAAAGCAGTCAAGACAACCGCATTCGACCTGCAACTCAACCCCTCTAGTCCCGGATTCAATTTTCACAAGCTGGATAAGGCGAAGGACAAAAACTTCTGGTCGGTCCGGGTGAACGCGAACATCCGTCTGATTGTTCACAAGACCGCGGGCAGCCTGCTGCTCTGCTATGTCGATCATCACGACAAGGCTTATGACTGGGCCGAGCGGCGAAAGTTGGAAACACATCCGGCAACAGGTGCCGCGCAACTGGTCGAGATACGCGAAACGGTGAAGGAGATTGCCGTTCCGGTTTACGTGCAAACAACGCTTGCTCTTGAGCCGAAACGTGCCGCCGAGAGGAAGGCTGTTTACATCGCGGCATCGGACGACGAACTTTTCAGTTACGGTGTGCCCGCCGAATGGATCGGCGATGTCAGGGAGGCAACCACGGAGGATGCGTTGCTGGCCTTGACTGAACACCTGCCTGCCGAAGCGGCGGAGGCCTTGGTGGAACTGGCGACTGGCGGTAAGCCCCGCTTGCCCCAGCCCACCGTGTTGGCGGCGAATCCTTTCGATCATCCCGATGCCCAGCGCCGCTTCCGCGTCATGACGAATGTGGAGGAATTGCAGCGCGCCCTCGATTTCCCTTGGGAGAAGTGGACAGTCTTTCTCCACCCCGAACAACGGCAATGGGTGGAGCGGGACTATACTGGTCCTGCACGTGTTTCCGGATCGGCCGGCACAGGCAAAACCATCGTGGCATTGCACCGGGCAGCCCATCTGGCCCGTGCGCACCCGGATGCCCGGGTTCTGTTGACGACCTTCTCTGACACGCTGGCGAATGCGCTGCGAACCAAGCTGAAGCGGCTGTTGGGCAGTGAACCGGGTCTTGCGGAACGGATTGATGTCTACTCGCTCAATGCGATCGGTTTTCGGCTTCACAAGGCGCATGTCGGGCCAGCGGCGATTGCGAGCCGCGAGATCATGCGTGAGCTGGTACAGGAGGCAGCGAACGGGGTGGGTGGCCACAGGTTCGGTTTGCATTTCCTCTTCACGGAGTGGGAACAGGTGGTGGATGCCAGGCAATTGGAGACTTGGGAAGCGTATCGCGACGTGGTGCGCCTCGGCAGAAAAACACGGTTGCCGGAAGCGCAGCGCGTGGTGTTGTGGTCCATCTTCGAGCGTGTTCGTGCTGGGTTAAAGGCGCACCAGCTGATCACGTACGCTGAGCTATTCAGCTCCTTGGCGGCTGTGATCTCGAAGAACAAGAAAGTGGTGTTCGACTTCGCGGTCGTGGATGAGGCGCAGGACATTAGTGTCACCCATCTCCGGTTCTTTGCCGCCTTGGGCGAAAGTCGGCCCAATGCACTCTTTTTCGCTGGCGACCTCGGCCAGCGCATCTTCCAGCAGCCTTTTTCATGGAAGGCCATCGGTATAGATATCCGGGGCCGCTCGCGCACCCTGCGCGTCAATTACCGCACCTCCCATCAAATTCGCGCGCAGGCGGACCGCCTTCTCGGCCCCTTGGTCACCGACGCGGATGGCAATACCGAGGACCGCAGCGATACGGTTTCGGTATTCAATGGTCCTCCACCCGACATTCATATCCTCAAGGACGAAAGCGGGGAAATCGGGACGGTCGGTAACTGGATCGGCGAACTAGCTAAAGCGGGCGTGATGCCGCATGAGTTCGGCATTTTTGTACGGTCTGAAGCGCAGCTGGATCGTGCGCGGGCTGCCGTCAAGGAAGCAGGCATGGCTTTCAGAATTCTCGATGAGCATGTGGAAACTGCAAGTGGCCACGCCTCAATCAGCACGATGAATCTCGCCAAGGGCCTGGAGTTTCGCGCGGTAGTGGTAATGGCCTGCGATGACGAAATAATTCCCTTACAGGAACGCATCGAGACAGTAGGCGACGATGCCGATTTGCAAGAGGTGTACGACACGGAGCGGCACCTGCTCTACGTCGCCTGCACACGGGCAAGGGATCATCTGCTGGTTACGAGTGTTGAGCCAGGATCGGAATTTTTAGATGACATACGAAATTAG
- a CDS encoding isoaspartyl peptidase/L-asparaginase: MTVQTNTPSGETSPIRLVIHGGAGTITRARLKAEREQAYTQVLEQSLTAGYSVLAAGGSSIDAVIAALVVMEDSPLFNAGKGAVFSNAGRIELDASIMDGSTLMAGSVAGVTAVRNPIRAAHAVMTQSPHVMLIGHGADAFAAEKGLEIVDPSYFHTEFRWNQLQKAIAQERLLQDHDALSDTPRPGADEKTDKKRGTVGAVALDRRGNLAAGTSTGGLTNKRFGRVGDSPIIGAGTYADNRSVALSATGSGEMFIRTCAAFNTAAQVRLLHLPIIEAADNALAEVAAIGGDGGLIVLDPKGNYAMRFNTRGMFRGTIGDDGVARVGIFS, encoded by the coding sequence GTGACAGTACAGACAAACACGCCCAGTGGGGAAACTTCACCCATCCGGCTAGTGATTCACGGCGGCGCCGGCACTATCACGCGCGCCCGGCTGAAAGCGGAACGCGAACAGGCTTATACGCAGGTACTTGAGCAGTCGCTGACCGCTGGCTATTCAGTGCTTGCAGCGGGCGGCAGCAGCATCGATGCCGTGATTGCAGCGCTCGTTGTGATGGAAGATTCGCCTTTATTCAATGCCGGCAAGGGCGCGGTATTCAGTAATGCCGGCCGCATCGAACTGGACGCATCAATCATGGACGGCTCCACGCTCATGGCCGGTTCGGTTGCCGGGGTCACGGCGGTACGCAACCCCATCCGTGCCGCCCACGCCGTGATGACGCAAAGCCCGCACGTGATGCTGATAGGCCACGGTGCAGACGCCTTCGCTGCCGAGAAAGGGCTAGAGATCGTCGATCCTTCCTATTTTCACACCGAGTTCCGCTGGAATCAGTTGCAAAAAGCCATTGCCCAGGAACGCCTCCTCCAAGACCATGACGCGCTTTCGGACACGCCGCGGCCCGGCGCGGACGAAAAGACGGATAAAAAGCGCGGAACAGTGGGTGCCGTGGCGCTGGATCGCCGGGGAAATCTCGCGGCCGGCACCTCGACCGGCGGGCTCACGAACAAGCGCTTCGGACGGGTAGGAGACTCGCCGATCATCGGCGCCGGAACCTATGCGGACAATCGCTCGGTTGCGTTATCCGCCACCGGCAGCGGAGAAATGTTCATCCGTACCTGTGCGGCCTTCAACACAGCGGCACAGGTGCGGCTGCTACACCTTCCGATCATCGAGGCGGCGGATAACGCGCTAGCGGAAGTCGCCGCTATTGGCGGCGATGGCGGTTTGATCGTGCTAGACCCAAAAGGCAATTATGCGATGCGTTTCAACACCCGCGGCATGTTTCGGGGCACTATTGGCGACGACGGGGTTGCTCGGGTGGGAATTTTTTCATGA
- a CDS encoding site-specific DNA-methyltransferase: MTKRHPGFKTVETLKHEDATRKNIPTVEYQSVMQKNEQDPIRVAYERRNRDLDPQLVWRGKDEQDWSDLVVQAPPLYIQEKVHPKALINDLLRATKEREHEAGTLTPDLFADFNGIPKGADKTEFYQHDQNWSNRMILGDSLQVMASLAEREGLRGKVQCIYFDPPYGITFNSNFQWSTTSKKVDDGRIDHITREPEQVKAFRDTWRDGIHSYLTYLRDRLTVARDLLTESGSIFVQIGDENVHRIRAVMDEVFGPNNAGDLLLVKKKGGQKGRFPEAVNDYILWFFKSKQNAKTKQLYEEFLDESEIARDFRFVRLPSGQDTSIAEIARLEGNASLLKTKPLLLQRERGCSLFKSENSTSGGYRKNQSIIFDYQGRLFDPGLKKGNCWKHTAVDTDVELSGMRRLAIANRLYIGKNQIGLVRHFSDFGLQPISNWWDGFGGAPDQVYVVQTNERIVERCLLLATDPGDLVIDPTCGSGTTATVAEQWGRRWITIDTSRVALALARARIMGARYPFFILADSREGQLKEAGVSSTAPSSQPVRGNIRHGFVYQRRAHITSAVVANNAEIDVIWNKWQAILEPLREKLNTALKKQWQEWEIPRATDKAWPGPALSLHGDWWQQRIARQKEIDASIAAKADHEYLYDKPYPDNKKVRVAGPFTVESLSPHRMLGVDENDELIDTLKQDSADYSAKQSFPQMILENLKTAGVQQAHKEDKITFTALAPWPGYLVCAEGRYQEGDAESGSEKRAAIFIGPEYGTVQRADLVSAAREAGDGGFDVLIACAFNYEAHATEFSKLGRIPVLKARMNADLHMAEDLKNTGKGNLFVIFGEPDITLLPEKDGRLRVKVNGVDVFKPQTGEVISHGADGIACWFVDTDYNEESFFVRHAYFLGANDPYSALKMTLKAEIDPEAWATLNSDTSRPFDKPKSGRIAVKVINHLGDEVMKVFRVN; this comes from the coding sequence ATGACGAAGAGGCATCCTGGATTCAAAACAGTCGAAACTTTGAAGCACGAAGATGCGACGCGTAAGAATATCCCGACTGTGGAATACCAGTCAGTGATGCAGAAAAATGAACAGGATCCGATCCGGGTGGCTTACGAGCGCAGGAATAGGGATCTAGACCCGCAGCTCGTCTGGCGCGGGAAGGATGAGCAGGACTGGAGCGATCTCGTCGTCCAGGCTCCGCCGCTCTATATCCAGGAAAAGGTCCACCCGAAGGCGCTCATCAACGACCTGCTGCGCGCGACAAAGGAACGCGAGCATGAGGCAGGAACGCTCACCCCCGACCTTTTCGCCGACTTCAACGGGATCCCCAAGGGCGCGGACAAAACCGAGTTCTACCAGCACGACCAGAACTGGAGTAATCGCATGATTCTCGGCGACTCCCTTCAGGTCATGGCCAGCCTTGCCGAGCGCGAGGGTCTGCGCGGCAAGGTGCAGTGTATCTACTTCGATCCGCCCTATGGCATTACCTTTAATAGCAACTTCCAATGGAGCACTACTAGCAAGAAGGTGGACGATGGCAGGATCGACCACATCACTCGTGAGCCGGAGCAGGTTAAAGCCTTTCGTGACACTTGGCGCGACGGTATCCACAGTTACCTTACCTACCTCCGCGATCGGCTTACTGTCGCCCGTGATTTACTCACCGAATCGGGTTCCATTTTCGTACAGATCGGGGATGAAAACGTGCATCGCATCCGGGCGGTGATGGACGAAGTATTCGGCCCAAATAATGCCGGCGACCTCCTTCTAGTGAAGAAAAAAGGAGGCCAGAAGGGCCGCTTCCCGGAAGCCGTAAATGATTACATTCTCTGGTTCTTCAAGAGTAAACAAAATGCAAAGACTAAGCAGCTATACGAAGAATTCCTTGATGAGTCCGAAATTGCTCGTGACTTTCGTTTCGTCCGCCTGCCGTCTGGGCAAGATACCTCAATTGCTGAAATCGCAAGACTTGAGGGTAACGCATCATTACTGAAGACTAAGCCATTGCTTCTTCAGCGAGAGCGTGGGTGCAGTTTATTCAAATCGGAGAATTCGACATCCGGCGGATACCGGAAAAATCAAAGCATTATTTTTGATTATCAAGGTAGGCTTTTTGATCCCGGTTTGAAGAAGGGAAACTGTTGGAAGCATACGGCAGTCGACACGGACGTTGAGTTGTCAGGAATGCGTCGGCTCGCGATTGCAAACCGCTTATATATCGGGAAAAACCAGATCGGCCTAGTCAGGCATTTCTCGGATTTTGGGTTGCAACCTATTTCAAACTGGTGGGATGGATTTGGGGGGGCACCGGATCAAGTCTACGTCGTGCAAACTAATGAAAGAATCGTAGAGCGATGCCTATTGCTTGCAACAGATCCAGGCGACCTCGTGATCGACCCTACCTGCGGTTCCGGCACCACTGCCACTGTCGCCGAGCAATGGGGTCGACGCTGGATCACCATTGATACCTCACGCGTGGCACTTGCGCTAGCCCGTGCTCGTATAATGGGTGCGCGTTATCCATTTTTCATATTAGCTGATTCCCGCGAAGGTCAACTCAAGGAAGCGGGAGTCAGCAGTACCGCACCGAGCTCGCAGCCCGTGCGCGGGAACATTCGCCACGGCTTTGTTTATCAGCGTCGCGCTCACATTACTTCGGCGGTTGTAGCAAACAATGCGGAGATCGATGTCATATGGAACAAATGGCAGGCGATACTGGAGCCGTTGCGCGAGAAGCTGAACACCGCACTCAAGAAGCAGTGGCAGGAATGGGAAATCCCACGCGCGACGGACAAGGCTTGGCCGGGGCCTGCATTAAGCCTGCACGGCGACTGGTGGCAGCAGCGCATTGCCCGGCAGAAGGAAATCGACGCTTCCATCGCCGCCAAGGCCGACCATGAATATCTCTACGACAAGCCCTATCCGGACAATAAGAAAGTTCGCGTGGCGGGCCCCTTCACGGTGGAGAGCCTCAGCCCCCATCGCATGCTGGGCGTGGACGAGAACGACGAGTTGATCGATACCCTTAAGCAGGACAGCGCCGACTACAGTGCCAAACAATCTTTTCCCCAAATGATTTTGGAGAACCTCAAGACCGCCGGCGTGCAGCAGGCACACAAGGAAGACAAAATCACTTTCACCGCGCTCGCACCCTGGCCCGGCTATCTGGTCTGCGCCGAAGGGCGTTACCAGGAAGGTGACGCGGAATCCGGCAGCGAGAAGCGCGCCGCCATTTTTATTGGCCCCGAGTATGGCACCGTGCAGCGCGCCGACCTCGTCTCCGCCGCCCGCGAGGCGGGAGATGGCGGATTCGATGTGCTGATTGCCTGCGCCTTTAACTACGAGGCGCACGCTACCGAATTCAGCAAACTGGGCCGCATCCCCGTGCTCAAGGCTCGCATGAATGCCGACCTGCATATGGCCGAAGACCTCAAGAATACTGGTAAAGGCAATCTTTTTGTCATCTTCGGCGAGCCGGACATTACCCTGCTGCCCGAGAAGGACGGCAGGCTGCGCGTGAAAGTAAACGGCGTGGACGTCTTCAAACCCCAGACCGGCGAAGTCATCAGCCACGGTGCCGATGGGATCGCCTGCTGGTTTGTCGATACCGACTACAACGAAGAAAGCTTCTTTGTCCGCCATGCCTATTTCCTTGGCGCGAACGATCCCTACAGCGCACTCAAGATGACTTTGAAAGCTGAGATTGATCCCGAAGCTTGGGCCACGCTGAACAGTGATACTTCGCGCCCGTTCGACAAGCCGAAGAGCGGGCGTATTGCAGTGAAGGTGATCAATCATTTGGGCGATGAAGTGATGAAGGTGTTCAGGGTTAATTAA
- a CDS encoding isoaspartyl peptidase/L-asparaginase has translation MTGAGTYADNRSVAVSATGSGEMFIRTIRTCAAAFNTAAQIRLLNASINEAADNTLAEVAAIGGDWSLIVLDAKGNYAMRFNIRGMFHVTIGSDGVARVFFHVPTAREWQRKRAQ, from the coding sequence ATGACCGGCGCCGGAACCTATGCCGACAATCGTTCGGTTGCGGTGTCCGCCACCGGCAGCGGAGAAATGTTCATCCGTACCATCCGTACCTGTGCCGCCGCATTCAACACAGCGGCACAGATACGGCTGCTCAACGCCTCCATTAACGAAGCAGCGGATAATACATTGGCCGAAGTCGCAGCTATCGGCGGCGATTGGAGTCTTATCGTATTGGATGCGAAAGGCAACTACGCAATGCGTTTCAACATCAGAGGCATGTTCCACGTCACTATTGGTAGTGACGGCGTTGCGCGGGTGTTTTTTCACGTCCCTACTGCCCGAGAATGGCAGCGAAAGCGAGCACAGTAA
- a CDS encoding endo alpha-1,4 polygalactosaminidase produces the protein MQTRYHPGTIFKPIINLIKRLTVYKVCLIKQGKSVIQLLVAAGITLLAASAGFAESIFPSGLSNKRGSSTSQPLEVLGVKDQQGSDDNFDKYIEFNSDQDGYVGDFRFNLPAMPGKVIQKLILHANYRGPETSFQKWEFELLDVKTGKWVYIADNRDVADWSWSNITATIMDPSQFINGRNQITLRYGAKSKGDNSQLDFVAFEIKSVGSNRPVDASGTGSDRGSHGNRWQPAPGLKWQIQYTDPLDTSLNVDVYNIDLFDTSAAVISALRSKGKHVICYFSAGSYEDWRPDSRAFPASVLGRNLDGWPGERWLDVRKLEVLIPIMRARMEQAAKKGCDGVDPDNVDGYSNNTGFPLNYNDQLVFNIALADAAHDLGLAIGLKNNLEQIKHLINYFDFAVNEQCFQDGECNALKPFVDVGKAVFGIEYHLSNRSFCPQANTMNFDFLTKNLSLDAKRVPCR, from the coding sequence ATGCAAACACGATATCACCCCGGAACAATTTTCAAACCCATCATTAACTTAATAAAAAGACTGACAGTTTATAAGGTGTGCCTGATCAAACAGGGAAAAAGCGTAATTCAACTGCTCGTAGCTGCAGGCATCACTCTGCTCGCGGCAAGTGCAGGTTTTGCCGAGTCCATTTTTCCATCTGGTTTATCGAATAAAAGAGGTTCGTCCACGTCGCAGCCCTTGGAAGTTCTTGGTGTAAAAGACCAGCAAGGCTCAGATGATAATTTTGATAAATACATAGAATTCAATAGTGATCAAGATGGATACGTAGGAGATTTCAGGTTCAACCTGCCGGCCATGCCTGGCAAGGTGATTCAGAAATTAATATTGCATGCCAATTATCGGGGACCGGAAACTTCCTTTCAGAAATGGGAATTTGAATTGCTTGATGTTAAAACCGGCAAATGGGTTTATATCGCAGACAATCGCGATGTTGCCGACTGGTCCTGGAGTAATATCACAGCAACAATAATGGACCCCAGCCAATTCATAAACGGGCGAAATCAGATAACGTTACGCTACGGGGCAAAAAGTAAGGGAGACAATAGCCAGCTTGACTTCGTTGCGTTCGAAATAAAAAGTGTAGGATCCAATCGGCCTGTAGATGCGTCAGGAACAGGTAGTGATCGGGGAAGCCATGGAAATCGCTGGCAACCGGCTCCTGGGTTAAAGTGGCAAATTCAATATACTGATCCGCTCGATACGTCTTTGAATGTCGATGTTTATAACATCGACCTGTTTGATACCAGTGCGGCGGTTATCTCAGCACTGCGATCAAAGGGTAAGCATGTCATCTGTTATTTTAGCGCGGGTAGCTATGAAGACTGGCGTCCTGATAGCCGCGCATTTCCGGCCTCGGTTCTCGGCCGGAATCTCGATGGCTGGCCGGGTGAGAGATGGCTCGATGTGCGCAAACTGGAGGTTCTGATTCCCATCATGCGGGCTCGCATGGAACAAGCTGCTAAAAAAGGCTGCGACGGTGTCGATCCTGACAATGTTGACGGCTATAGCAACAATACAGGCTTTCCTCTCAACTACAATGATCAGCTGGTTTTTAATATAGCCCTTGCTGACGCAGCACATGATCTTGGACTTGCTATAGGTTTGAAAAATAATCTTGAACAAATCAAGCATCTTATAAATTATTTCGACTTTGCTGTGAATGAACAATGCTTCCAGGACGGTGAATGCAACGCGCTCAAACCATTTGTTGATGTCGGGAAAGCTGTTTTCGGTATTGAATATCATCTCTCAAACAGAAGTTTTTGCCCGCAAGCAAATACAATGAATTTTGATTTTCTAACGAAGAATTTGTCCCTGGATGCGAAAAGGGTACCTTGCAGGTAG